The genomic stretch tgcacacGTGCACTGCTGGTGTTTTGAGTGTGCTTCCAATCTGCAGCTTTAACAGCTTGCTAGTCTGTACACCCCTTGAAACAGGCTGGATGTCTCACCCtatcagtaaaagaaaaaaacagctacaatgGCTTggcattctcacacacacaaacacactcccttGGTACCATCCCTTAATCTGTTTATGCTTCCTATCTTCTCCTTTTTTCAGTTGTGCGCTCAAAACCCTCCTCCCTtccgactttttttttttttttttttttttgtattgctcCCTGTCTCACAGATTTGCGCACGCCCTCTTCAAGTCACCAAAAACGTCACAGATGCCAAAAACAGACATGCGTGCCATCTCTCATCTGAACAGACTGTGTAAATCTGTTGAGCAGTGACGATGTTTTAATCATTACATCAAAGAATAGAAGTTTGACATGTGTGCATCCTTGTCtcttctgcaaaataaaattcTGATTTTCAGTTTTGCTGATAGGAGCCGTCATACACACATCCATTTATCCTTCATTTGTACATGTATCTCATATAAAGTGTTTACTTGGTGTTACCACTTGTAACTTTCCTCTAGCTTCAAATCCACACTCGTTGTGTTGCTGGACTCATCTCAAACGCAAACATCCCTTTGCTCCCGTCACCCCGTCTAAATCCCTCATCAGGGGATTCAAATTAAAATCGCCATCGCGGTTTTGGTGACGTTACATCAGCAGCAGGCACTCGGAGATGTCTGTCATTAGGCGTTATGTGTTTTGACTCGGGGACCGGGGCGCAGGACAGAGGCgaggacagaaacaaaagagacaCTGAGTGTGCGTGagtgaaagagggaaaaaacagaACATACGCTCTGTTCCactctgttgcctagcaacactTGCTCGCTGTCTATTCCCGTCTATCCTGGAGACCCATCGCTCCTGCAGCGAGTTTGCTTTCAGTCATGACATGAAGCCCCGTTGAGATCAGGGATCAGGAACAGATGCAAACTGGATTAGGCAGAAATGATGCAATGTTTAAATATgcctttaaatatgcaaatatgcctttaaatatgcaaatacCTGAAGGCAATGTGTCATATCATTACTTTAACAAGCTGCCACCCTAAGACCACGGTATAGCCAGGTCCCTTTTCTTAACTATGTTGATTACTAACACTGACATGTGTTTGTAGAAGTGTGCTGTCCTCTTCTGGTCATATTTGTAAATCATTTGGGAGTAAAATGAAAGCAAAGGCTAAATCAATCCTCACACCCGGGAGGGAGTTTTTGGTTGAAAACACAATTGAACTCGTTAAATtttgttgttaaattaaaacattgttttgcacaatatttaaaaaatacaccgTAAAGAATATACAAGATAATATAGATGCATGAAGTTATTGTATTTCCATCTCAAGGCTCAGTGCTCATACAGACCTATGGCCATTCTTCTTTCTGGAGGTTTTCATGcccattaagaaaaaaagtcaaggatACAGATATTATAACGATGATTCATTCCTTTATAAAGACAACCTACTAAAGGTCGGACAGCCTGTCTAATTCAGGTAATGTTATGTTGCTATCTAAGCTACCAAAAACATAACAGCAGACGGGTCTACATTTGCAGATCCGGGTCAGCTGACATAAAAGGTTATTGAAAAGCAAGGATTTGCTGTCAAAAACACAACCATCTACCTAAGAAATGTTACTACTAGAGCTGAAATGAGATTAAGTTAACGTTCGGCTCACTGCACCAATGTTAAAAAGTCTAACACAAGAAAATCCCATTGTTTGAAACATGATTAGTTTATGGCATCGAGTCAAAATGCACATAGAGGAATCTGCCTCTCTTACTCTCTTAatctttagctttttttctccagtgACGGGCTGATGTGGGATTTAGAACTTGTACAACAATCGAGAAAAAACACGCACACCCGCACCAAATAGACTCAGGTGCTGAGtcgagcaaaaaaaaacaaagagggcTCGCACACTGCAGGGCTCCAATATTccacaaatgtatttcaccaGGGTTTGATGACGAGAAGGTGTGCTTGAAACGTCACCCTGCGGGAGCCCTGCAGTGTGCGAGTagtctttctctttgttttaaaggaTTTCAAACTTGCATGGGCAACACCACCAAAAACAATGAGAATAATAGAACCTGTATGAAGACATCACCAGGAAAGATGTGGTAGGGAGGGAAAGTGCCAAAGCGTATTCACAAACAACCAACAAACCTCACATCAGGTCAGtctaatttaaacattttctctctagAAAAGGGACAGTCTTCCCCAGTCTCTGCAGTGTAATCAAATAAAACGACAATATCCAGTCATAAtacttaaaggaaaaaaatgtctaTATTTTGATATGTGttatcgagagaggacaggccCACACATGACGACAAACAATGACCGatttaacagttttgttgtcagtgtgtggtGTACAACGAGATGACCAACACAGCACaaccacacactaacagattctTGAACCAACAACCAGCCTTGACTCTCAAAGCTCATAATCTTGACGCGTTCAAACacaattaaagagaaaaacaaaacatggtgGACACCTAGCAGGAAGAATTGATGATGGTGGTTTGAGGTGGTCGCATCGctgccacaaatcaacaagttagTCCTCCGTTTCTGACGTCCGTCTAACTTCATGCTCCGAGTTTGCCGTCTTCGCCATGGCTTTGTTTgctgtgcttcctgcttcagtcagcttgcttcttGATTGGCTATTGTTCCGTTCCGCCTGACAATCAATACAGAGGTGCGTGCTCGGCTGGCCCCTGTTGGTCTccccacacaacaggatttAAATCGGGGCAGCCCTGATTGTCTCTTAACACACCTCAACCGACAGGGAAAaatctggcaagataatcttTGGATCCATCGCATAATcaggcctttgctgactttggtcagAAGGGAGGAATCAGACACAAAATCAGCCCGCTTAAGGTGTCTTTTGGCCACCTTGGCCGAAAACACCCTGAGAGGTCCAAAATAAGTAAGGTTAGTCTAAAAGACTTGGCATAGACTCCGGACTCCTAATAGGTAAGCACAGCGAGGTAGGCTGCAGGTAGGTTGCCTTATTGTCATCTCCAAGAACAGATGTGGTGCAGAAACCACAAGGATTGAAAGACTCATCCATTATCTGGACCACTTATTAGTTTTAGGGTTGCTGAAGAGTTAGAGCCAATCCCAGcagtcattgggcgagaggcagggtacaccTTGGGCAGGTCGGCAGTcgatcacagggctgacattcAGAGATCAACAACCAGTCCCACAAATATTCACATCTACAGACAGTTTAAAGTGACTGATAACCTTAAGGAGCGTGTTTAAAGGCGTGTCGAAAGGCCCCTGTCCAGCCAGGGGCTCAAACAGAGAACCTTCCTGCTTTGTGGGTGACAGAAAGAACCACTATATAGCTCATTGTAGCTCAAGACTAGCTCCTTCCCTAGCATCTCATGCTACAAATAGACATTCCCAGCTAATAGACAATCAAGCGAGGCGAATTTATGTTCTGCTTAATAAAAACGTAATTACTTTTTTCACAATGCCAGCAAATTAAGTAGGAGTTTGAGCTCATTACTGTCAATTGAGGGCTACATTTGTAAAGTTTAAAGTGCAAAATAAGATAAGGCACAGACCACAGTCAACGGCAgaggtgtttgttgttgttgtattgaaGAAAGTATTTTGAGAAAGTGTCTGCAAAATGCAACAAACTCCTCCATCACAACGCTAAAACCAGCTGTCTAATGCAACATCATAATGATGAGTGATTATCGTCTGTCAGAATAGACTAAGCAGATGTTCAATCTCTCTTAGGCTAGTCCATCAATTTAATGATAATTCAATCTCTTGTAGATGCGTTTATTTATTGTTCTTGTAGCAGGAGTGATAGTGgtagtagttgttgttgttgttaagacAGTACGAGCGCCACAGTACCTTGGCCTTTGTGTGCaggtgatgatggtgaaggTTTCTGGCAGCGATCATAGCCAGCTGTCTCTGGATCCACTGTAACTCCATCTGAGAGCGCCTCAGCAGCTCCTCCACATGACCACTGGATGTGTGATCCCGCATTATCACCTGTAAAACCCCACACAAGCACAGGTTACACACACTGCCTCAGATATCCATAACAATTACTGAAtctcacatgaaaacaaaacatactaGTGCATACGTACATAATAATGAGTATAATAACTTTAATAAGACGTATGCACAGAAAACACATGCTGAAACTGCACTTGAGGAATTCTGTTTAACATTTGTATTGGTGCGATTGCAGTTGAGAACTTTGGCATGTAATTAACAGCATAAAGTGAAACTGAATTCAtgtgttagttttttttaatttcaaattaGGTACAGTTTGAAACAGGCTGCATGATGGTTGCAGTGGTCAGCCCTGTTGCCTCCTCACAGCGAGGACGTTCCTGGGCCTGCCCTGTGCTGGCTGTGGTTCTCTCTGGCTACTCTGTAGAGGTGAGGTAAAAAATCGAAACAGTATAGTATCGAGATATTTTGTGTGGCGatattatatcgtctcatggcagtcaagtatcgatatttttcaaatgatattttagatatgttttttttttttttgcactattcattttcaacaagttgcattgttaagaattaaattagactgaaatacaaacaaaaaaactgaagtgagatgaacagactttgaatttcaactcatttgacaaaacagtttttgattTAGCTTAGTGTAGTGGACATAATATGTCGTTAAAAAGCTTAatcatggggcgctggtggatcagtggttagagcgcgcgcCAAATGTAATAACGTAAAAAATAATAacgcgggcggcccaggttggAATCGAACCTCTGGTTCCTTCCCCGcattcccactctctctctctctccctgatttctgactctatccactgtcctatctctccaataaaggcacaaaaagcccaattaaaaaaaagctcaatcACAACATATTGTAttgcaattctcagcatatcgcaaaatgttaaaaatcgcAATAGAATTGTATCGTGTCTCGATTATCAGGATAATATCGCCTCGTGGGGACTCCCACCCCTactactctggcttcctcccacagtccaaagattGACTCTTCATTgcccataggtgtgaatgtgagtggggctggttgtctgtctctataggtctgtctctgtgattgactggcgagcTGGGTGTACACCGCCTCTTGGACACTGACGACCCCAAACGGGAAAAgctgtatagataatggatggatggaaaggACATTTTGAAACTTAACGCTGGACAAATCCCCTCAATGTAGCAGTTTACACGACTAATACTATACTCTAGtacaggggtctccaacctttcttcatctgagagctactttgaaaaaatgaaagtggccgAGAGCtacttgcatttatttacatcgcacacatcagctgaattaagctactgtttgtacacgtgtgaaattgcaataagccaatgcttatcaataatcttaaattcacatcaaggtccaagaaaaaaacagaaatatttaacaCTTCTTATTGTGCCACATAGTAAGCTATGTTGCTgaaaattcacatcaatgtccaagaaaacattactactttacacttgtttttatgggccacatatatgaatagtgggaagaggtgcatttactgTTGTcagattattcttttttttaacacagtcggtcaacctatTGGCGGACTACTCCCAAGCTACCTGTTGGAGAACCTGCTCTAGTATCTATTGCTTTACATGCTGCATAAATACCATTATAAATCACCATGTGTTTGATCAATGGAGTTTCTAGTCTGACTAACTCTGCACTATTTCTTTGGTAGGCTGACACCAAAAGTAATTCCTTAACGACAAAGACAATGTTTTCAGATATCCTGACAGTGTGCATGTTCATcaataaaagaacaaatcaaaacaataaagtaCAGTATAATGCATgaatatatatctatctatcaaaTCTTGTAAAAGAGCATTATGACACTTACTGTGCAGCGTGTTCATCTTCTTtcatcaaaaaacacacaacttgcGTTTAACCATAACTAAACCAATCAGTCCCTGACAGCTGAAGTTTCCAGTTTCTTCTGCATGCACAAgaaatttcagattttttatgATCGACAAACATACATGTGTGCCCATGTGTACAAGGTTGttgagggggggagagaggactCCACTCAGTTACATAAGAGAGGATTACTGtatcacagcaacacacaagACACGAGGGAAGCctggcaaaaaacaaaacaaaaaaaaaacatcagcttccATCAGTCACTTTCCATTCCCGGTGTTTGTTGTCCTGTTTGGTACCTTTTTACAAGCGCTACACAAActgtcagtcacacacactcactaataTACCCCCAATTCACAGAAACTACTATACAGTGACACAGGGAAAGTTAAGAAGGTTAATGCTGCTCCAtcattatatacacacacacacacacacacacacacacacacacacacacacacacacacagcatttgAGTaatctgatttctgactattaGAGGATTGCATTTCTTTTGCAATAAACAACAGGTCAGGCAGGACAAGCTCATATTTTAACGTCTCACTAATGATAGCGATAAAAGAGGCCTCTGTAACAACAAAGTACTAATaactataaatatataataaataataactaTAATGGAAAAGAAGTGAAATAATGTTCATACTTCTTCTCACAGCTAGGATTAACAGATACCTTCTCCTGTGTCTTAGAGCCTCAGCTCACCAAATGCTCAAACAGCTTCTCCGTGCTGCTGACTCACCTTGGACAGCTCCTATTTCCTTGCAGGGGActtgggaggaagaggaggaggaggaggacagacacaaacaacaaaacaacgcACAGGAGTCCTTATGCAGAAATGTCCCATCCTTGCCAAGACCTCTATGAACCTGCAGTGCTGAGCATTTCTGTTACAGATTTATcaaagagacaggagagagcTGTGCCTGCGTCATTATCCATGCCTGAAGGAGGGTTCTCATTCGATATCTATCTACCTTTTAATTCATCAATCAACCCACTACTAAGATTGATTTAATGTTAATGCTCTGTGATTTGACACGTCACAGGAACAATTGGGGATTAGTTATTGAGTTGCtgcattatttcaaaataaaacaatggtGCCTCTCACAAAATACTTCTTTAAAAGTTAGAGGATTGGAAACTGCAGTTCGCACagtgtgcttaaaaaaaaaaaagaagacataaataaatgcatttaagGATATGATGTTGCACTTTGAAAGTGCATAGTTtatcataataaataatataataattgaCATACTGTTACGGATAAACTTAGAAGATGATTACCCATCCAAGAGACGCTCTTTGGTTTCTCTCGTCCTCTTCATGGCGACTTTGTGCATGCTAGTCTCTCCTCTGTTTGCGAATTCTGGCGCCATATGTCATGTTATTCccaagaaaatactttttttttcttcttaaatgaaaaagataaatgaaaGACTCGACTCATTACAAAGTTTTCTCTTGCATACATAGGCCTATACCACTGCACCACTACCTAACTCTGTTCAACGTGTTCatctctgcagctgtctgtctgtgtcttacTGCTTGTGTTTGGACTACTTCTCCCTGCTTTGACTCTGACTTGCTCTTTTCTGACTGAACTCCGCTATGATTCAGAATTTTTCTCTCACGGCGTTCTTGTACCCGAGGCTGCCTGCTGTGTGACCATATGGCTCACAAGAggataaaataaacaaacagaaggtggaaaaaaaagtattttaagcTAACCTCTTacctgtgtgtatatatatatatatatatatatatatacaggtAATATGTTGCAGCTGTGTACctcattttgaacatttattgtATGCAAATTCATATTACAACCTACCAAGTTCTCTGTATACTATACTAAGTGTATCAAAATGTTTATAACAAAACCCTAagtctttacattttaactCTCTTGCTACTACATTTGATGACGTCCTTGTATTACTAAGAAATGGATTTGAGTGTTGGGAAAtactatactttttttttatcgcaTACTTTGTTATGGAAGTATGGGTAATGGTAGGTTTAAACATCCACTTTTCCTCATTCTTCATTGTGTACAGTTCGTTGACCTCACAGCATTACCAAGCATGACCACGCCCACTTCCAGCCTGCCTGTAATCAACCTGAAGGTGTAAACACCTGCGTGGGTTTACAGGTCATTCAAACTGCATTATATTTTTCGAAATAAACGAAAAATGTAGACACGTACAAATGTAAAGTTTAGTTCTTTTAGTAGTGTATACTGGTTTGAGCTTTcaagctgatttaaaaaaaaaaaaaaaaaagctgtactCGAGActttaagaaaaatgatgaaatgatcTTTAACTACAAACCGCCATAGAGCTGTCATGTTTGGTGGGCGTGATGTTTATAATGGATGACCATAAAACTTACAAATTAAAATGGAATAAAACGTTCCATATATTGTTTAAATAAACCACATGATTGTATATCCCTTAAAATGTGCctaacagacacaaagacatttatTCTCCATGAGCTCCAgacattatttttattgatgCGTAAAAAGTGACACATCACAGACgttgtaacaaaaaaatacaaatcaatttCTGCTGTTCTGGTCGCTCCTGGTCCCAGAAATGATTAGAACACTGAATGCAGCTCCTTGCTTCTTCGCCTTTTTTTCAATCCAGGGAGAAGTTCTGCCCCaacacatctcctcctccttttagTAACTGTGTGGCAGTTTCAAACTCCAGTGGGACGCTCTTGATCTGAGTCTGGTTCAGGTCTCTCTCCATCATCTGGGGATAATAAGAACATGGAACATATTATCCATGATAACCAGAAAAAGTTCTGCAACCGCGCTGtaacagcaggagctccacatatacacacacacatacacacacacacactcagacatgcacacacagcgctgttctgcATGTGTCCATCGATGCACTCAAGATATCACAGGGGTGTAAAATACTGCGCCTGTAGTgggcagtctgaaaagggcttctGAAGCACCACATTACCTCAAATGTTGTTATCTCCAAAACCGCGTCGATGTCATCCTCCTTTTCTGAGAGCGGCGTGTTGATTAACATTGCAGCTTTGGCCACATCTGGATGGTAATGCTTTTGCAGtgtctgcagaagaagaaataaaaataaaagagtacttcatttgaaaaatattcAATACTTTTATTTAGTTGGATTTTTCGAACTGCCATCATTCCTCCCAGTACTCTCTTGTTTTGTGCTGAATTAGCTCACTTATGGACCACTCATTTGTACAGACCTTAATCTCCCACAAGCTGCTCTCTAAGGCCCGGCACTGAGCAGGATCCTCTTCATCCATAAGATACGGGTCCTCCAAGGGCTCTGTCATTACCAAATGTACCATACATCACATTTAACCTTTTCAAGAAGATTGTACATCACAGTGGAAATCCTCAGGAATttagaaatgtgaaatgatcTTAATATTATAATGACTCATTCTGGGAATACAAAACCGCTGACTCTTTACTAAATGGTTATTTACAGATGTGTATACTAATCCTCACCATCTCCTGCGCTGGGCCTGTGGATGAGGACTCTGCAGGACGGGTGGCGACGGATCAGGTTGTATAAAAAGGGCAGGACGATGAGGAGGGCTGTGGGCGGGACTGTGAGAGCCAGACGAGCCAGGCGTTTGGCAAAGGCAGCGACTAGGTACACCGGCAAGTGACTGAAGCCAagcacaaacatgaacacagattATTATTACCAATGTATATGAGCATTTTGAATTGTTACAATAATTATGATTACCGGTAATAGTTTAATCTAATAAGAATTGTTAGTTAAAATGAGGCTATCGTGAGAGATGTAGAAGTCAATCTATAACTTTGTTGCTGTGGGACTGCAACCAACAGTACTACTACAACTGTTAACCttttcagtgttaaaaaaagaaatatgttgAAAACTATGACATGATGAACTCAAATTTAAGCAAAACCAGGTTGAGCTTACCTGGAGCTGAGGAAGATGTTCGTTAGGTGGAAAAAGCGTGCTCGGTACTTCACGTAGAAAACAGAGGGCTCGAGTAGATTATACAACTTCCTGTAGAAATCAGGGTagtctctgcacacacacacacacacacacacacacacagaacagtaAGAAAGGGtttttccagatttttttttttccaatattgTGTTATTAACAGGACTATAGGATCAGTCCATATTGTTATATTTGATCATATACTCACAGGTTGTGTTGATGGATGAGGACAAACAAGCCATTTAGAGCCAGCAGGCTGATAGCGCCACctgttcaacaaaaaacaaaacaggcttACCAGCTTCACCCTTTCAAAAATATAACATGTCATATTCTTGATACAGAAAATACCACAACGCTTCTTTAAAAGGATTCCTTTCGCACTTCACTTTTAACTCACAGGTGCAACTTACCAACTTCATAGGCAGCAGTCAAGAAGTCAATCATCAGCGTGGGTTTACTCATGTGGGGAAGAATGGAGTCATGGAGGATCACCAGAACCTTTTTATACATGCTGTTTGGCAACTACAACAAAACGAGAAAAAGCATAGTCTTGATGGTACAGACAGATCCATGAATGTGTGAAGACATTTCTAACATTACAAAATAATTTAGGTAGATTGAATGATACCTTATACTTAAGAAAGCCCAGCCACATCCTCTCAAAGGCCCGcttgtgttccttttaatgagATATAACATCAAATATCATACTCAATCACAGTTAAAGCTGCAAAAAAGAATATGAATGTGAGATTACAAAATGTTACGTACAAGCAGTTTAGCAGCTTTCCAGTCCTCGTGCTTGgctggaagaaagaaaaaaaaatgacactccTGATTTATGTCCTGGCAGTGACAGTTTGTTGTAAGGGGAAAGGATAAAAGCCACTCTCACCTTCCTGTTTGACCATGAAGTTGGTGAGCTCTGACTCCTGACTTGGCACGCTGATGTTGGACATGATCGTGAACACATTGCGTTGATACAGCAGCATCCCAGCCTGAGAGGAACAAGACAAACCATCAGCACATCAGTCGAGTAATGATTCCTGAACTCTTATATAATACATCCACTTCAGTGAAAGCACAGATACATTCAGCGTTTTCTTACCCCTTTGTTTTTGTCCATGACTCGGCCAACACTCTCACGGATGAAGCTCATGGCATAGTAGCGTATGTCCTCCATCTCAAGGAACTCCTGGAATCTGGAGATCTGCAGGGAGTTGTCTCTCGTTTTGGACAGCAGTCGGTCCACCACAGCCTGACGGGGAAATAGTAAAGAGAGAAAGATCAGAAGGCGCACGAGCAACTAAAGATTAAACGCTTTGGTTATTTAAACGGtcaaaaagaaaactgctgtATTTCTCGTTTGGGCTTTAAACATATTAAAAGATGTTGAAGTAAGACATCAGAACAGATAAAGGGACAGCACTGTTCCCAAGACAGATGTCCAGGTTGTAAGACACAAAATGTTACCTGGATGAGGTGCCTTGGGAAGCTGTAGTGTTCCGTCCAGTCCAGGTCCTCGAGGGGATGCTGTCCTTCTGCAGCAGCGAACTTCATCAAGCAGCACAGGGCGCTCTCCTGTTATCGGTGAGAGAGGATTACTTGACTTCCTTTC from Labrus bergylta chromosome 17, fLabBer1.1, whole genome shotgun sequence encodes the following:
- the noc4l gene encoding nucleolar complex protein 4 homolog; this translates as MASTKKRNVSSAKTTERSIKIAKLNLDSKVDDILESRKHANDVFDILEGLQSEREKSVISAVNACSRLFCSLLERKELFMGKLPGEDEVLSGGYSAEEKYQIFMRHRYNSSVEMLLEHLSLGHPEVYESALCCLMKFAAAEGQHPLEDLDWTEHYSFPRHLIQAVVDRLLSKTRDNSLQISRFQEFLEMEDIRYYAMSFIRESVGRVMDKNKGAGMLLYQRNVFTIMSNISVPSQESELTNFMVKQEAKHEDWKAAKLLEHKRAFERMWLGFLKYKLPNSMYKKVLVILHDSILPHMSKPTLMIDFLTAAYEVGGAISLLALNGLFVLIHQHNLDYPDFYRKLYNLLEPSVFYVKYRARFFHLTNIFLSSSHLPVYLVAAFAKRLARLALTVPPTALLIVLPFLYNLIRRHPSCRVLIHRPSAGDEPLEDPYLMDEEDPAQCRALESSLWEIKTLQKHYHPDVAKAAMLINTPLSEKEDDIDAVLEITTFEMMERDLNQTQIKSVPLEFETATQLLKGGGDVLGQNFSLD